A DNA window from Acetobacter aceti NBRC 14818 contains the following coding sequences:
- a CDS encoding HAD-IA family hydrolase, whose translation MRLMVFDLDGTLVDSLHDLSDCVGLLLAEYGLPAPSQDAVRSMIGDGVGKLVERALDHANAKDIDRQTAIHRFMEIYGPRVTERSRLFPGTKETLNRLAENSWTLAVCTNKPVAAANNILRTFGILDLFAAVGGGDSFPVRKPDPAHLLGTIALAKGTVARSIMVGDHANDILAARRAGAKSIFARWGYGLPAYADGATAETDRISDIPVIADTLLKDS comes from the coding sequence ATGCGACTGATGGTTTTTGACCTCGACGGCACGCTTGTAGATTCACTGCATGATCTCTCGGACTGCGTGGGGCTGTTACTAGCTGAATATGGTCTCCCTGCCCCATCGCAGGACGCCGTTCGGAGCATGATTGGCGACGGCGTGGGCAAGCTGGTCGAGCGGGCGCTCGATCACGCGAACGCAAAGGACATTGACCGACAGACCGCGATTCACCGCTTCATGGAAATTTACGGGCCGCGTGTGACGGAACGATCCCGCCTGTTTCCCGGCACGAAAGAAACGCTAAATCGCCTCGCAGAAAACAGCTGGACGCTGGCGGTCTGCACCAACAAGCCTGTTGCAGCAGCGAACAATATTCTACGGACATTTGGTATTCTGGATCTGTTCGCCGCTGTCGGTGGCGGAGATTCCTTCCCTGTCCGCAAACCCGACCCCGCGCATCTTCTGGGCACCATCGCTCTCGCCAAAGGCACGGTCGCCCGCTCAATTATGGTTGGCGATCATGCCAATGACATTCTGGCGGCGCGTAGAGCGGGCGCGAAATCGATCTTTGCCCGTTGGGGATATGGCCTCCCCGCCTATGCCGATGGCGCAACGGCTGAAACGGACCGGATTTCAGACATACCGGTCATCGCCGATACACTCCTGAAAGATTCCTGA
- a CDS encoding MFS transporter, producing the protein MTGQAMAPSSGSIREGGYEYDLTTARHVVIASLLAWLLDACDFFIVLFTLDDVARSFHVPLESVLLAPTLTLLTRPVGAFVCGRAADRYGRKPVMITTITVYSLIEVLSAFSPNLTVFLILRALFGIALGGEWGVGTSLIMESVPPSWRGAASGILQAGYPAGYLLASLVFLMLPVMGWRGLFVLGGSALVAAVYIWLRVPESPEWLRTRQKQTSTRAPALWPVIRDNVGLCLFAVALMTAFNFMSHGSQDLYPKIFLGLERGLSHPTITLVVVLYNIAAIVGGLFFGMLSQKIGRQYSIALAALLTLPFLPIWALSHSVVWLAAGAVCVQFCVQGAWGVVPAYLSELSPVSVRATFPGLAYQCGNLIAASNALLQTRMASLFGKGLAPVLMLTVGGASLVVLTLILLNARLHGRQTSA; encoded by the coding sequence ATGACCGGACAGGCGATGGCTCCTTCCTCAGGCTCCATAAGGGAGGGGGGATATGAATACGACCTGACAACCGCACGTCATGTCGTCATTGCCTCCCTCCTCGCGTGGCTGCTCGATGCCTGTGATTTCTTTATTGTCCTCTTTACACTTGATGATGTTGCAAGAAGTTTTCATGTTCCGCTGGAAAGTGTCCTGCTCGCGCCGACACTGACTCTGCTGACACGTCCTGTCGGCGCGTTTGTGTGTGGACGGGCGGCTGACCGGTATGGCCGCAAGCCGGTGATGATCACGACCATCACTGTCTATTCCCTGATCGAAGTGCTTTCTGCCTTTTCCCCCAATCTGACGGTTTTCCTGATTTTGCGCGCCCTGTTCGGTATTGCGCTGGGCGGAGAATGGGGCGTGGGAACGTCCCTGATCATGGAAAGCGTTCCGCCGTCATGGCGGGGGGCTGCGTCGGGAATTCTTCAGGCCGGTTATCCTGCGGGCTACCTGCTCGCGTCTCTTGTTTTTCTGATGCTACCCGTCATGGGCTGGCGCGGACTGTTCGTTCTGGGGGGCAGCGCGCTGGTCGCTGCGGTCTATATCTGGCTCCGCGTGCCCGAAAGTCCTGAATGGCTGCGAACCAGACAGAAACAGACCTCCACCCGTGCGCCCGCACTCTGGCCGGTGATACGGGATAATGTGGGCCTGTGCCTGTTCGCCGTGGCTCTGATGACCGCATTCAACTTTATGAGTCATGGGTCGCAGGACCTGTATCCGAAGATATTTCTGGGGCTGGAACGCGGTCTTTCGCATCCCACCATCACGCTCGTTGTCGTGCTGTATAATATTGCCGCCATTGTTGGCGGGCTGTTTTTCGGGATGCTGTCCCAAAAGATTGGTCGCCAATACAGCATTGCGCTGGCGGCCCTGCTGACATTGCCGTTTCTGCCGATCTGGGCGCTTTCCCATTCCGTTGTCTGGCTGGCGGCAGGAGCCGTGTGCGTACAGTTCTGCGTGCAGGGCGCGTGGGGCGTGGTGCCAGCCTATCTCAGCGAACTTTCGCCCGTATCCGTCCGCGCGACATTCCCCGGTCTGGCCTATCAGTGCGGTAACCTGATCGCCGCCAGCAACGCACTGCTCCAGACCAGGATGGCGTCCCTGTTCGGAAAAGGTCTGGCTCCAGTGCTAATGCTGACGGTCGGCGGCGCATCTCTTGTGGTTCTTACCCTTATCCTGCTGAACGCACGCCTGCATGGTCGCCAGACTTCGGCCTGA
- a CDS encoding VOC family protein — MFSHVMLGSNDIERSRKFYDAIFTAIGGTPGTLNPKGRLVYTHKGERLVIGKPLNGEPATAGNGSTIGFAIETPEKIDAWWKAGGENGGTQIEDPPGVRKNPAGDMYLAYLRDPDGNKLCALHSM; from the coding sequence ATGTTCAGCCACGTCATGCTTGGCAGTAACGACATCGAAAGATCACGCAAATTCTACGACGCCATCTTCACGGCAATCGGTGGAACACCGGGAACCCTGAACCCGAAAGGTCGCCTCGTTTATACCCACAAGGGCGAACGCCTTGTGATCGGCAAACCGCTCAACGGTGAACCCGCCACCGCAGGTAACGGCTCGACCATCGGTTTCGCCATCGAGACACCGGAGAAAATCGACGCCTGGTGGAAAGCTGGCGGTGAGAACGGCGGCACCCAGATCGAAGATCCGCCGGGCGTGCGCAAGAACCCTGCTGGCGACATGTATCTCGCCTATCTGCGCGATCCCGACGGCAACAAGCTGTGCGCCCTGCACTCCATGTAA
- a CDS encoding YfdX family protein, whose amino-acid sequence MKKIALSLMLAAGLATAPTFAHAASAHVAWEKYKAGRSLKHLSADGQRAFGDLIQAHDLLAAGKTEQAIPFLYDASKSLTAASKADKKFVAAEASLTPAPQHPAAPGHTPSSTQETWIPVGGEFVETETLAPEKKAAVAAANGQLKAGKAPQAAETMQVVDDKLDFIVALAPLNATQGAVNRAQVFTEGHNPQDALDAVTQALNGLVFVDDSLLDAQAAPAGAPAAASAASAAPAASVATQPAAKAAQ is encoded by the coding sequence ATGAAGAAAATTGCACTCTCTCTCATGCTGGCAGCCGGTCTGGCGACAGCGCCGACATTCGCTCACGCAGCATCGGCCCATGTCGCCTGGGAGAAGTACAAGGCTGGTCGTTCCCTGAAGCATCTGTCCGCTGACGGTCAGCGCGCTTTCGGTGACCTGATTCAGGCCCATGACCTGCTTGCGGCAGGCAAGACGGAACAGGCCATCCCGTTCCTCTACGATGCGAGTAAAAGCCTGACAGCAGCTTCAAAAGCAGACAAAAAGTTTGTTGCGGCTGAAGCTTCCCTGACACCGGCGCCTCAGCATCCGGCAGCACCGGGTCACACCCCTTCCAGCACACAGGAAACCTGGATCCCTGTCGGTGGTGAATTCGTGGAAACAGAAACCCTCGCTCCCGAGAAAAAAGCTGCTGTCGCAGCCGCCAATGGTCAGCTCAAGGCAGGCAAGGCACCGCAGGCCGCAGAGACCATGCAGGTTGTTGATGACAAGCTGGATTTCATCGTGGCTCTGGCCCCGCTGAATGCGACACAGGGCGCAGTGAACCGTGCGCAGGTGTTTACGGAAGGCCACAACCCGCAAGACGCACTTGATGCGGTGACACAGGCGCTGAACGGCCTCGTGTTTGTTGATGATAGCCTTCTTGATGCGCAGGCTGCTCCCGCAGGCGCTCCTGCCGCTGCTTCTGCTGCTTCTGCTGCACCAGCAGCCTCTGTGGCGACACAGCCCGCAGCCAAAGCTGCCCAGTAA
- the glmU gene encoding bifunctional UDP-N-acetylglucosamine diphosphorylase/glucosamine-1-phosphate N-acetyltransferase GlmU, which yields MTKSSVNRSSTAVLLAAGLGTRMRSSLPKALQPLAGQPMLSHLIASAAKVFDSVVVVIGPDMDDLARCAAPHATVIQHDRLGTAHAALQAEDLFGDGDVAVLYADNPLITPETLQRMLDTRRSKTERTDLALLAMRPVNPGRYGRVILNNDGTVEKIVEWADASEAERAVDLCNAGVFCADATRFREWLHKVGNANSKGEYYLTDVVGIVREEGGIIRAVEAPESELLGVNSRVELADAEATVQRRLRREAMERGVTLTAPETVFFSFDTVLEPDVVVQPNVVFGRGVTVRSGAEIKAFSHLEQCEVGPKSLVGPYARLRPGTTLGEGCHVGNFVELKATTMGNGAKANHLTYLGDASIGAATNIGAGTITCNYDGVFKHRTTIGANAFIGSDSILVAPVTIGDGALVAAGSVITSDVEPDAMAVARGVQTNKTGWAARFRAALRAKKEQG from the coding sequence ATGACAAAATCGTCCGTAAACCGTTCTTCCACAGCCGTTCTCCTCGCAGCCGGTCTCGGCACGCGGATGCGCTCATCACTGCCAAAGGCGCTTCAGCCGCTGGCGGGGCAACCCATGCTGAGCCACCTGATCGCCAGCGCGGCCAAGGTGTTTGACAGCGTCGTTGTCGTTATCGGTCCTGATATGGATGATCTTGCCCGTTGTGCCGCGCCTCATGCGACGGTGATCCAGCATGACCGTCTTGGCACGGCTCATGCAGCGCTTCAGGCAGAAGATCTGTTTGGTGATGGTGATGTGGCGGTTCTCTACGCCGACAATCCGCTCATCACGCCCGAGACGCTCCAGCGCATGCTCGACACGCGTCGGAGTAAAACCGAACGGACAGACCTCGCTCTGCTGGCCATGCGCCCGGTCAATCCGGGTCGCTACGGTCGTGTGATCCTTAATAATGATGGCACGGTCGAAAAAATCGTCGAATGGGCTGATGCCTCAGAGGCCGAACGTGCCGTTGATCTGTGCAATGCCGGTGTCTTCTGCGCCGATGCCACCCGTTTCCGTGAGTGGCTGCACAAGGTCGGCAATGCGAACAGCAAAGGCGAATACTACCTGACCGATGTGGTCGGCATCGTGCGGGAAGAGGGTGGTATCATCCGTGCCGTCGAAGCGCCGGAAAGCGAACTGCTAGGCGTAAACTCCCGCGTCGAACTGGCGGACGCCGAGGCCACGGTCCAGCGCCGTCTGCGTCGTGAGGCGATGGAGCGTGGCGTAACCCTGACCGCGCCGGAGACCGTATTCTTCTCGTTTGATACGGTGCTGGAGCCGGACGTCGTCGTTCAGCCGAACGTGGTTTTCGGACGAGGTGTGACGGTGCGTTCCGGTGCAGAGATCAAGGCGTTCAGCCATCTGGAGCAGTGCGAAGTCGGGCCGAAATCGCTGGTCGGCCCTTATGCGCGACTGCGACCCGGCACGACGCTGGGTGAGGGGTGCCACGTCGGTAACTTCGTTGAACTCAAGGCCACCACCATGGGTAACGGCGCGAAGGCCAATCATCTCACCTATCTCGGCGATGCGAGCATCGGTGCGGCCACCAATATCGGAGCCGGGACGATCACCTGCAATTATGATGGCGTGTTCAAGCACCGCACGACCATCGGTGCGAACGCCTTTATCGGCTCCGATTCCATCCTCGTCGCACCGGTGACGATTGGCGACGGTGCGCTGGTGGCGGCGGGAAGTGTCATCACAAGTGATGTGGAGCCGGACGCAATGGCGGTTGCGCGTGGGGTGCAGACAAATAAAACTGGATGGGCCGCACGCTTCCGTGCAGCGCTCCGGGCAAAGAAGGAACAGGGCTGA
- the glmS gene encoding glutamine--fructose-6-phosphate transaminase (isomerizing) produces MCGICGVVGHRQATPIVFEGLRRLEYRGYDSAGIATLNADGHIERRRAAGKLDNLGKVLEQAPLHGKTAIGHTRWATHGAPTENNAHPHGTARVAIVHNGIIENFETLRTELEAEGQSFETETDSETIAKLVDHYLGAGQSPREAAFSALRRLEGAYAVAMIFAEHEGLMIGARHGAPLAVGFGEGEMFLGSDSLALAPLTRRIAYLDDGDCVVLSREGAEFFDHSGERVERTIQTTALIAGAVGKDGYRHYMEKELHEHPLVIGQTLQRMIDPATRKVVLPEMPFDLASLPRAVITACGSAFFAGVVGRYWLEEIARLPVDIDVASEMRYRNPPLTPGSLGILISQSGETADTLAAMRGLKNAGLPILSVLNAEHSSMARESDVVLGTVAGPEISVASTKAFTAQLTVLACLTIAIARARGELDETGEEELVSALLDLPSRAAEVFTHDDAIRKMASVVAEARDVLYLGRGSAYPVAMEGALKLKEISYIHAEAYAAGEMKHGPISLIDRTVPIVATVPSGVLFDKTLSNLQEAKARGGRLLAFTDEAGADRLSAIAEQTIALPKVHPFVTPIIQTIGVQMLAYETALLKGTDVDQPRNLAKSVTVE; encoded by the coding sequence ATGTGCGGTATCTGTGGCGTCGTAGGACACAGACAGGCAACGCCGATCGTCTTTGAAGGTCTGCGGCGGCTGGAATATCGAGGCTATGACTCGGCTGGCATCGCCACACTGAACGCGGACGGTCATATCGAGCGCCGTCGTGCCGCGGGCAAGCTGGACAATCTCGGCAAGGTGCTGGAGCAGGCTCCGCTGCACGGCAAGACCGCCATCGGTCATACCCGCTGGGCCACGCACGGCGCGCCGACCGAGAACAACGCGCATCCGCATGGCACGGCCCGTGTGGCCATCGTCCATAACGGCATCATCGAGAATTTCGAGACCCTGCGGACGGAGCTTGAGGCCGAAGGCCAGAGTTTCGAGACCGAAACGGACAGCGAGACGATCGCCAAGCTGGTCGATCATTATCTCGGGGCTGGCCAGTCACCGCGTGAGGCCGCTTTTTCCGCGCTTCGCCGTCTGGAAGGCGCTTATGCCGTCGCGATGATTTTCGCCGAGCACGAAGGGCTGATGATCGGCGCGCGTCACGGCGCACCGCTTGCCGTAGGCTTTGGCGAGGGGGAGATGTTCCTCGGTTCCGATAGTCTCGCGCTGGCGCCTCTGACACGTCGTATCGCCTATCTTGATGATGGTGACTGCGTTGTCCTCAGCCGGGAAGGGGCCGAGTTCTTCGATCACTCCGGCGAGCGTGTCGAACGGACCATTCAGACGACGGCTCTCATTGCCGGTGCGGTCGGCAAGGACGGCTACCGTCACTACATGGAAAAGGAACTGCACGAGCACCCGCTGGTGATCGGGCAGACGCTTCAGCGCATGATCGACCCGGCGACCCGGAAGGTGGTGCTGCCGGAGATGCCGTTCGACCTCGCCAGCTTGCCTCGCGCTGTCATCACGGCCTGTGGTTCGGCGTTTTTCGCGGGTGTTGTCGGGCGTTACTGGCTGGAAGAAATCGCTCGCCTCCCGGTGGACATCGATGTCGCCAGCGAGATGCGCTACCGCAATCCGCCTTTGACGCCGGGTTCGCTCGGTATTCTGATCTCCCAGTCGGGTGAGACGGCGGACACTCTGGCTGCAATGCGTGGGCTGAAAAATGCCGGTTTGCCGATCCTCTCCGTTCTGAATGCCGAACATAGCAGCATGGCGCGTGAGAGTGATGTGGTGCTTGGCACGGTCGCGGGGCCGGAAATCTCCGTGGCTTCGACCAAGGCGTTCACAGCGCAGTTGACCGTATTGGCCTGTCTGACCATCGCGATTGCCCGCGCACGTGGGGAGCTGGACGAGACGGGCGAGGAAGAGCTGGTGTCCGCCCTGCTTGATCTGCCCAGCCGCGCTGCTGAGGTGTTCACGCATGATGACGCCATTCGCAAGATGGCGTCCGTGGTGGCCGAGGCTAGGGACGTGCTCTATCTCGGCCGAGGCAGCGCCTATCCGGTCGCGATGGAAGGTGCGCTGAAACTCAAGGAGATCTCCTACATCCATGCCGAAGCCTATGCCGCTGGCGAGATGAAGCACGGACCGATTTCCCTGATTGACCGCACGGTTCCCATCGTCGCGACTGTGCCGTCCGGCGTTCTGTTCGACAAAACCCTGTCCAATCTGCAGGAAGCAAAGGCTCGTGGCGGTCGTCTACTGGCCTTTACTGATGAGGCCGGGGCAGACCGTTTGTCCGCCATCGCCGAACAGACGATCGCGCTGCCCAAGGTGCATCCGTTTGTTACGCCCATCATCCAGACGATCGGCGTGCAGATGCTGGCCTATGAAACGGCCCTGCTCAAAGGCACGGATGTGGATCAGCCACGCAATCTGGCGAAGTCTGTTACGGTCGAATAA
- a CDS encoding DMT family transporter → MTPRDLFTGMTLAFGAYAAFSISDAFSKLLAGSLDPFEVAFSGGIFGFLILPFIRQKGESYLDIVRPQLWRMWFLRAICVFVATAASVEAFMLLPMPEALSLMFLMPLFVTVISVVFLKEKVTFWAWLAVILGFVGVLIVLRPGFRALHFGHLCALLAAFANAGSVIAYRLADREKTRLSLFGSSLIGPIVGNGILMGVHATWPASVKDWIFLFGYGFLAALGQLLMMMATAKAPANRVALPQYSQMVWGVVLSYIVFKEPLDGWTFVGIMVLMFSGVLNWIRQRIRYERMAMRERKERKLAAKRANEIARASVVTSSKRF, encoded by the coding sequence ATGACTCCGAGAGACCTCTTCACCGGAATGACGCTCGCCTTTGGAGCTTATGCGGCGTTCTCCATCAGCGACGCGTTCTCCAAACTGCTGGCAGGCTCTCTGGATCCGTTTGAAGTCGCCTTTTCTGGCGGTATTTTTGGTTTCCTGATTCTGCCGTTCATCCGGCAGAAGGGGGAATCCTATCTCGATATCGTACGTCCTCAGCTGTGGAGAATGTGGTTCCTCAGAGCGATCTGTGTGTTCGTCGCGACAGCGGCCAGCGTGGAAGCTTTCATGCTTCTGCCTATGCCGGAAGCTCTCTCGCTGATGTTCCTGATGCCGCTGTTCGTGACAGTGATCTCGGTCGTTTTCCTGAAGGAAAAGGTTACGTTCTGGGCCTGGCTTGCGGTCATTCTGGGCTTTGTCGGGGTGCTGATCGTGCTGCGTCCCGGCTTCCGTGCCCTGCATTTCGGACATCTGTGCGCCCTGCTGGCAGCGTTTGCGAATGCAGGCAGCGTGATCGCCTACCGTCTTGCCGACCGTGAAAAGACCCGTCTGTCCCTGTTCGGTTCCAGCCTCATCGGGCCTATTGTTGGAAACGGCATCCTGATGGGCGTGCATGCGACATGGCCTGCGTCTGTCAAAGACTGGATCTTCCTGTTTGGCTACGGTTTTCTGGCGGCGCTTGGTCAGTTGCTGATGATGATGGCGACGGCGAAAGCCCCTGCAAACCGTGTGGCTCTGCCGCAATACAGCCAGATGGTCTGGGGTGTCGTGCTCAGTTACATCGTCTTTAAGGAGCCGCTGGATGGCTGGACCTTTGTCGGCATTATGGTGCTGATGTTCTCGGGCGTTCTGAACTGGATCCGTCAGCGTATCCGTTACGAGCGGATGGCCATGAGAGAGCGCAAGGAGCGTAAACTGGCCGCCAAGCGCGCCAACGAAATCGCGCGAGCCTCAGTGGTTACGTCGTCGAAGCGTTTTTGA
- a CDS encoding VOC family protein, whose protein sequence is MKEAQDQSGLPRGIDHVGVTVPDIDAALRFLEQAFGAVPLYRNVTPDHPQEGSRVEKILDLVPGTVVKEMCMVALGQGPCIELFEMHGPEQHAALRPSDFGLQHFAVYVDDIEAGCARFTEAGGVLMTEPQKQPSLEEGPGNLFCYGKTPWGMIVELLATPSRERFDAVSPEKRYQPPRRQSEKAE, encoded by the coding sequence ATGAAAGAGGCTCAGGATCAGTCAGGTCTGCCGCGGGGGATTGATCATGTCGGCGTCACTGTTCCCGATATCGACGCGGCTCTTCGTTTTCTGGAACAGGCCTTCGGAGCGGTTCCGCTTTATCGTAATGTGACGCCGGATCACCCGCAGGAAGGAAGCAGGGTCGAGAAGATCCTCGACCTTGTGCCCGGAACGGTCGTGAAAGAAATGTGCATGGTGGCGCTGGGGCAGGGGCCCTGTATCGAGCTTTTTGAAATGCACGGACCGGAGCAGCATGCCGCCCTGCGTCCCAGTGATTTCGGGCTTCAGCATTTTGCAGTCTATGTGGATGATATCGAAGCAGGATGCGCCCGTTTCACTGAAGCTGGTGGTGTCCTGATGACAGAACCGCAGAAGCAGCCCTCACTGGAAGAAGGGCCGGGCAATCTGTTCTGCTACGGAAAGACGCCGTGGGGAATGATCGTGGAACTGCTCGCCACCCCCAGTCGGGAGCGCTTCGATGCGGTGTCGCCGGAAAAACGCTACCAGCCGCCGCGCAGGCAGTCGGAGAAGGCAGAATGA
- a CDS encoding cupin domain-containing protein: MIKRNTVFAVLIGILSMTGMALADETPPSPTMWYWHNWSDHDGISHMTRCPIRDFDLKTMSKPAGPQWQNRLKEGPAQVIFTVQPAHWNGVWHPDPKVQWIIPLKGSWYVTAMDGHKVVMGPGEVSLGEDQLSRKDQQGRIGHDAGNVGVGPVELMVIQTDETPTSDQPCRFK; this comes from the coding sequence ATGATAAAGCGCAACACAGTTTTTGCCGTACTGATCGGCATCCTCAGCATGACCGGAATGGCGCTGGCTGACGAGACACCGCCTAGCCCAACCATGTGGTACTGGCATAACTGGAGCGATCACGACGGTATCAGCCATATGACACGCTGTCCGATCCGTGATTTCGATCTGAAAACCATGTCGAAACCGGCGGGACCGCAGTGGCAGAACCGGCTGAAGGAAGGTCCGGCTCAGGTGATCTTCACTGTGCAGCCAGCGCACTGGAACGGTGTGTGGCATCCGGACCCGAAAGTGCAGTGGATCATTCCGCTTAAGGGCTCATGGTATGTGACGGCCATGGACGGGCACAAGGTGGTCATGGGACCGGGTGAAGTCTCGCTGGGTGAGGATCAGCTCAGCCGCAAGGACCAGCAGGGCCGTATCGGGCATGACGCAGGAAATGTGGGGGTTGGTCCCGTCGAACTGATGGTCATCCAGACTGATGAGACGCCGACCAGCGATCAGCCCTGTCGTTTCAAATAG
- a CDS encoding inositol monophosphatase family protein, producing MTAAIERRFEAARAVVDDAARLALSMRPPPGGPVGTQKSAQDWLTEADGAVEAFISKRMATLFPDDGFQGEEEGATRSGSLRWVVDPIDGTSNFARGRNRWCVSLGLLEDDRPVAGIVCAPALSETYTGLIGKGAFLNGKPIKASPVSDTHSAMIEMGWSNRVPKPVFMEKIGTILDSGAMPRSGGSGALALTDVACGRLDAYIEIVINLWDVAGALPILAEAGAKVSPFLRDGGLTGGATILAVAPGIAETLSKAVNIPLI from the coding sequence ATGACTGCTGCCATTGAACGCCGTTTTGAAGCGGCCCGTGCCGTTGTGGATGATGCCGCACGACTGGCCCTTTCGATGAGACCGCCTCCGGGCGGACCGGTGGGCACGCAGAAATCCGCTCAGGATTGGCTGACTGAAGCAGATGGCGCGGTTGAAGCATTCATTTCCAAACGCATGGCGACTCTCTTTCCGGATGACGGATTTCAGGGCGAGGAAGAAGGCGCGACACGCAGCGGGAGCCTGCGCTGGGTTGTTGATCCCATCGACGGCACTTCCAACTTCGCGCGCGGACGCAATCGCTGGTGCGTCTCGCTCGGCCTTCTGGAAGATGATCGTCCGGTTGCCGGTATCGTCTGCGCCCCTGCTCTTAGCGAGACCTATACCGGACTGATCGGCAAGGGCGCTTTCCTGAACGGCAAACCCATCAAGGCATCTCCCGTGAGCGACACGCACAGCGCCATGATCGAGATGGGCTGGAGCAATCGGGTGCCGAAACCAGTTTTCATGGAGAAGATCGGGACCATTCTGGACTCTGGCGCAATGCCGCGCTCAGGCGGTTCCGGAGCGCTGGCGTTGACCGATGTGGCCTGCGGCCGACTGGATGCCTACATCGAAATCGTTATCAATCTCTGGGATGTCGCCGGTGCTCTTCCCATTCTGGCAGAGGCTGGCGCAAAGGTTTCTCCCTTTCTCCGGGACGGCGGTCTGACGGGCGGCGCGACCATTCTCGCCGTCGCTCCGGGTATTGCAGAAACACTGTCAAAGGCCGTGAATATCCCGCTGATCTGA
- a CDS encoding HAD hydrolase-like protein, translated as MTAHPLAGSSVLFDLDGTIIDSRAGIIATIRKVIRELGHEPDLDQDLTWVVGPPLRDLIGEVLRHYGDDRCDDAMACYRRHYEAEGMFQTPVFPGMREAIATIKEAGATLYIATSKPKALARAILERAGLLGEFREIYGARPDDSGAEKPELIGSVLSDHGIEKHHAIMLGDRRFDISGAHANAIRAIGIAWGYGGEGELIEAGAEAIAETPSELPGLVSRQLQAALKHVHA; from the coding sequence ATGACAGCGCATCCTCTCGCCGGTTCCTCGGTCCTTTTCGATCTTGATGGAACAATCATCGACTCCCGCGCAGGGATCATAGCAACAATCCGGAAAGTGATCCGTGAGCTTGGTCATGAACCTGATCTGGATCAGGATCTGACCTGGGTTGTTGGTCCTCCGCTGCGAGATCTGATCGGAGAAGTTCTCCGCCATTATGGCGATGATCGGTGCGACGACGCGATGGCGTGTTACCGGCGGCATTACGAAGCTGAAGGCATGTTCCAGACACCGGTTTTCCCCGGAATGCGGGAGGCGATCGCGACCATCAAAGAGGCGGGCGCTACCCTCTATATTGCGACATCAAAACCCAAGGCGCTGGCCCGCGCCATTCTTGAACGTGCAGGGCTGCTGGGAGAGTTCCGGGAAATTTATGGCGCTCGACCGGATGACAGCGGTGCGGAAAAGCCGGAACTGATCGGCTCGGTCCTGTCGGACCACGGCATTGAAAAGCATCACGCCATCATGCTCGGTGATCGCCGGTTCGATATTTCCGGCGCGCATGCCAATGCCATCCGTGCGATTGGCATTGCGTGGGGGTATGGTGGAGAAGGCGAACTGATCGAAGCCGGTGCGGAGGCCATTGCCGAAACACCTTCCGAACTGCCGGGCCTTGTTTCCAGACAGCTTCAGGCTGCCCTGAAGCATGTTCATGCCTGA